GGCATCCATATGTCTCTTCTTCATGTCGCGGTCGCCACCAGGGTAAGTTCTAGGGAGCACTATTCTTACCCCAACAGCGCTTGCTCGCGTCTCCCCCGATGTGATCGCATCAACAACTCCTTTATACAAATCGGCACGGATCTGCGTCTGGTTCTTCCTGTACCACCTCAACCGACAGCTCTCAATCTTGATGTACATGTCAACCGCCCATTGCTGCAGTAGGCGTGCTCCATAGAGTATTGGATTGAAGATCGCAGGCTGTGTTTGCAGCATGTAAGAGTAGTAGTCTCTAACGGAGACGCATAACCTGCTATTCCCCTCTGCACATGTTTGAGTACCATCGCGTGAGCATTATTTTTAAAAACAAGAAATTATTTGTAACAAAATGGGACACAAACGACATACCtgcatcatcctcatcatcatgaCACAAACGAGGATTTTGTACAACCTCCCAAGAAACATTACGTTTGGGTAGCTTCGGATGCCAACCTAGCTCCCCCATTGGATAGAATAATGGATAAGACAACGGGTCATATGCCCCTGAGGTCACACGTATACTATGCCTTTCGTTGTTGTTACCACAAAGTGTTATCCTGCGGTCAAACCTTTTTGCTAGGTCAGTGCCTTCAACCCAAATTGCAGCGACCTCAGATGACACCGGTCTATTATATCTTCTTTGGTCAAGCCTCTTATCGATGTTTAGGTCTATCCTATAATCATCGAGGTTGTCCTTGTGTGCACCCAAACTCCTAAATTGCTGGGAGTATGGGTTTTCTTTGAGTATGTCTACTAACCTCTTCACGACATCCTGCTCTAATTGCTTGGTGGCCGCCTTACGATGATTTAGGTTAGGGTCGTCGTCATAGAAGTACAACTGCAGATGTTCTGGACGGGAGCTAGGCCCGAACGAATGGACATTGTGGTAGATGGTGCCGTGTGCTCGGAATGTGTACACCCCAGACTTCATGTTCGTGTAGTTTTCATCAAGGCTGACACCAAGGGTTGTGAAGGCGAAATGCCCGTTGAAGAACCGTATGTTCTCCCGAAAATGTCTAGAATCTGCATCCATGCTGGACCATAGCCTCATAAGCTCTGGGATTGGTTCCGGCTGCTTAAGCTGGATCTGGCCATTGCGACAGCAGAAGCCGTCAGTCTCAGACTCAAACTTTCTGGCCTTGCAGTGTTTGCAATTTTCGTTGAGTTTCAGGATGTGAGTGCTGTCTGGAATGTTTGAGTAGACAGTGTCAAATGGATCAATCTCGCTAGGTTTAGAGCTAGACATGCTCGCTTCCTCGTCATCATCCAATATGTCATTATCGGATCCTACGGgcatttgttgaaaaatcacgtACAAAACAATAACAAAAAATAAATGACACAACAATAAAGCTCCACAGTGTCATAGTGTAGAGTTGGCAATACCTTCGTTGCAAAACATGTAGTACTCCTCATCAATCAAGTCGTGTGCTTCCTGCTCATCGCCCATGGTGCCGCTTTGGAATACATCGATGTCTTCTGCATTGTCGTCGTACAGAATGCGACAACAGACAAGATCATGTTAGAACGACATGCTGAGAATGAGCATAAGAATCTGACAATCGCAATTTCATACCATCAGCATCGGCAGAGTATCTCGGCATGTTCGTCCCCGGATCGCCATCAGATGAATCATCTTTTGCGGCCCGAGAGACGGGTGATGCGCAGCTTGGGGAAATGGGACATTCAGAGGTTGAGTTTGCTAGGTCTATAAGGGGGATTGCGATGCATTCTTTGCACGGTGTTTTTTCCTTCTTTCATAATTGGCCTTCCTCTGTGCACTTGACTCCCCCTTCTCAATCATCGACATTCTTTTGCGGCGCTGCACGCGCTTCTCGCGTATTTTTTCATTCTTTGTTTCTCTGACCTCCACCGTTAATTCGTCACTTTTCTTCTGATGGCATGCTTTGCTACTTGCGTTTTTCACCTCCCTTTGCTCGTTTGTTCAATTACGTTTCCGCTCATTGTCACTTTGCCTCCTAGCTAGAACAGTGTCCTGAATGACAGACGCGTGTAAAGTTGAAGGGGGACATGTTGCTCCCTCTTTCATTAATTCTGTAACGCTAGGGCTATTCAGGTTGTCTGGATCAATAATATTTTCAAAACATAGTTAGAACAGTTTGATTTATCGGCGCCGGAGGAGTGCCATCTAGAATAGTAGGGCCTGATGACGAAACGGATATTGAACGTAAGCGTATACCTGAAGTACCAGATGGACGTTTGTTTTGATCTTTGATACGCTTATCCTTGTTCCTCCAATAAGCAGCCCGCCGCAGGGCGTTTCTATGGTCTCTCTTGCGTTCttcttctgttttttcctttGTTTCTTGTGTGTCATTCAAAATCACATCTGGATCCATTACACACATTCCCGAAAATTAGAGATCATACCACTAAGATGCAAGCAATTGCTGTTTTAGTAGGAAAAAAATTGATCACCTTGTAGCTCGTTGTCATTAACGATCCCAGATGAGACCGTAGTTGTATCAGGAAATGTTGACGCATCATGCGAGAATGATGTATAGTTAGAGCTAGTGGGGTTGCCTGGTGAACCAAAGTTGTCCAGACATATTAATGCTTAATTATTAAGACGGTTCTGACCATAATGGTTAAATCATTATAAGCTCACCTGATAAATGAAGGGTCTGTGCATGTTCAACTTGGACATTATATTGTTTCTTCCGCCGATAGGAAGCCCTCCTCAGGGCGTTTCTATGGTCTCTCTTGCGTTCTTCTTCCATTTTTTGCTCTGTTTCTGGGGTGTCATTCAAGATTACATTCAAATCTTTGGTCATTCAGAACATTCCCGAATATTAGAGAATAAAATAGATACATGCAAGCAATTGCTGTATGAGTAGGCACAATATGATTACCTTGAAGCTCGTTGTCATAGATGAGTCCAGATGAGACCGTATTTGAACCAGGAAATGTTTTAGAGCTGGTTGGGT
The Aegilops tauschii subsp. strangulata cultivar AL8/78 chromosome 3, Aet v6.0, whole genome shotgun sequence genome window above contains:
- the LOC120975862 gene encoding uncharacterized protein; translated protein: MGDEQEAHDLIDEEYYMFCNEGSDNDILDDDEEASMSSSKPSEIDPFDTVYSNIPDSTHILKLNENCKHCKARKFESETDGFCCRNGQIQLKQPEPIPELMRLWSSMDADSRHFRENIRFFNGHFAFTTLGVSLDENYTNMKSGVYTFRAHGTIYHNVHSFGPSSRPEHLQLYFYDDDPNLNHRKAATKQLEQDVVKRLVDILKENPYSQQFRSLGAHKDNLDDYRIDLNIDKRLDQRRYNRPVSSEVAAIWVEGTDLAKRFDRRITLCGNNNERHSIRVTSGAYDPLSYPLFYPMGELGWHPKLPKRNVSWEVVQNPRLCHDDEDDAEGNSRLCVSVRDYYSYMLQTQPAIFNPILYGARLLQQWAVDMYIKIESCRLRWYRKNQTQIRADLYKGVVDAITSGETRASAVGVRIVLPRTYPGGDRDMKKRHMDAMAIVHTYGKPDIFLTMTCNPKWEEITNELLPGQTAQDRPDIVARVFYGKLEAMKDMLLKKMVLGVVVAYVYVVEFQKRGLPHAHFLLIMDSTYKLLVPGQYDRLISAELPDKQKYPELYAMVVKHMMHGPCGALNPKNVCMQDNECKCRYPRPFNENTLQGKDSYPVYRQRRW